The Candidatus Effluviviaceae Genus V sp. genomic sequence CGGTCGGTCCGGGCGGCCGTCACCCAGGCGGCCGCGTCCGCGTGGTACGTGCCGTCAGACAGCGCTCGTCCGGCGGCGGTCCAGGCTGCGACACCGCCATCCAGGACGGCGGCCCGTCGCGCGCCCGAGAACTCGGCCAGCCAGAAGGCGAGCGCCGCCCGCTCGGAGAGGGCGTCGGCTCCGTAGAAGATGATGCGTTCGTCGCCGGCCAGGCCGATCCGCGAGAAAACGGCCGGTCCGCTCTCCAGAGCGTCGGGGTCGAGCGCGAGGTGAACCGCTCCGGGCAGATGCCCTGCAGTGTAGTCGGTCAGCTCTCGGACGTCCACGACCGCCAGGTCGCCGCCCATGTGCTCGAGAAGCCACGTGACGTCGACGGCGGCGTCGTGGCTGCTCTCCTCACCATCATCCGCCCACGGCGGCCACGCCGCGGCCACGGGGAAGACGCCGGATACGAGCGATGCGATCAGCAGGACCGTCAGCACAGGCTTCACGGCCCTGCGCGGGTCACGTTCAAGCTCCCTGCGTCTCATCACGACGCCCTCCGGGTTCCGGCCAGGCTACTCGGCGTCCCCGCGCGACGCTTCCTCGCGGCTCTTCCTGATGGCGATGCGCACACACCAGAAGAAGCCGCCGTACAGGACGAGTCCGACAATGATGGCCGTCACGATGGCTGATGTCGGCATCAGACCTCCTCCTTCCGGCCGCGGTTCCACGGGATCGACGTGATGAAGACGGCGATGGCGATCAGGAGGACCCATACGCCCCATCCGCCGACCCACAGGGCCCACTGCGGATAGTCGCCGTAGGGAACCCTGAACTCATCGATCGCGTTGGCGATGATCGCCCAGCCGAGGATCGCGGGTGTAATCCACTTGATGAAGAGGTCCCACCACCATCCGATCTTGAAGTCCGAGACCTCGTTGATGAACGCCTTGAGTTTCTTCGTCCCGAAGAACCAGCCGATCGCAATGCACTCGAGCAGTCCGATGAAGACGAGTCCGTAGTTGTTCATCCAGTGGTCGACGATGTCGAGCCAGTAGAACCCGGCGCCCGTCACGTAGATCAGCCCGACGAGAAAGCCGAAGACGCAGAAGATGGCCGTCGCGCGCTCCTGCGACATGTGCCACTTCTCGCGGAGTCCGGCGATGGCCCCCTCGACGATGGAGAAGGCGGAGTCAATGCCCAGTGTCAGAAGCGTCAGGAAAAACATGATCGCGATGACCGGCGCGAGCGGCATCAGACTGATGGCCGTCGGGTAGATGACGAACGCCAGCCCCGGACCGCCCTGCACGACGTCGGCGATCGGCACGCCCTGGGCCTGCGCGAGATATCCGAGGACGCTGAAGACCGAGAAGCCCGCGAAATAGGCGAACCCCGCGTCCGCGAAGCATGTGATGAACGCGTTGTTCGCAACATCTGATCGTTTCGGCAGGTAGCTGGCGTACGCCGTCAGCACGCCGAACCCGAGCGTCAGCGAGAAGAAGACCTGCGCGTAGGCGGCAAGCCACGTCTCCGCGTTGAGGAGCGCTGAGAAGTCCGGCGTCAGGTAGTATCTGAGTCCCTCGACCGAGCCCGGCAGCGTCAGGCCTCGGATCATGATGAGCACGAGCAGGATGAACGGCAGCGGCACGGTGACGAGCACGACCTTGCCGACCC encodes the following:
- a CDS encoding MetS family NSS transporter small subunit, whose translation is MGRMGPPDRHRRLHHVDPVEPRPEGGGLMPTSAIVTAIIVGLVLYGGFFWCVRIAIRKSREEASRGDAE
- a CDS encoding sodium-dependent transporter, producing MANSDRWVSRPAFIMAAVGSAIGLGNLWRFPMVAYDNGGGAFLIPYLVALLTAGIPLVILEFGLGQRFLRSSPGSLSEAGGKPAEFVGWWALAIGTSISIYYAAIMGWSWDYLACSIWQPWCDNPQGFFDSILGVTDSPGTLGGISWPVLAGLAVTWLAIYWIIKKGVLRVGKVVLVTVPLPFILLVLIMIRGLTLPGSVEGLRYYLTPDFSALLNAETWLAAYAQVFFSLTLGFGVLTAYASYLPKRSDVANNAFITCFADAGFAYFAGFSVFSVLGYLAQAQGVPIADVVQGGPGLAFVIYPTAISLMPLAPVIAIMFFLTLLTLGIDSAFSIVEGAIAGLREKWHMSQERATAIFCVFGFLVGLIYVTGAGFYWLDIVDHWMNNYGLVFIGLLECIAIGWFFGTKKLKAFINEVSDFKIGWWWDLFIKWITPAILGWAIIANAIDEFRVPYGDYPQWALWVGGWGVWVLLIAIAVFITSIPWNRGRKEEV